In one Bradyrhizobium sp. 4 genomic region, the following are encoded:
- a CDS encoding glucan biosynthesis protein G, translating into MNRRQFLEASALTPLATLLPGALSAASAAELPFGPSYVRELARNLASKPFEPPDEKVPDALKDLTYDQYRSIRFLPERAVWRSEKLPFEVQFFHRGFFYKNKVDIYEVSGGRAVPIRYRRDDFAFGDNIGQVADADLGFAGFRIHTPINRPDYYDEVCAFLGASYFRAVAKGETYGLSARGLSIDTGESKGEEFPFFKAFWLEKPAPGATSVVVHALLDSKSATASYRFTIRPGAPTVFDVEMSLYPRIELQHAGLAPMTSMFFFGPNDRHDVDDFRPAVHDSDGLAVFNGKGEQLWRPLNNPRDLQASTFNDLNPRGFGLMQRERNFFAYEDIESRFERRPSLWVEPIGDWGEGSVVLFEIPTKEEVHDNIAAFWRPKTALQAKSENNYTYRLHWGPDAPKPNSLARFTRTGVGARGDDSKLFVLELLGDKLKEVDPDKVRGAVSADKSEIKNVVTQPNPETGGWRLSFQCAVKDAPIELRAVLMQGDQPISEVWVYRWAP; encoded by the coding sequence TTGAATCGCCGACAATTCCTGGAAGCCTCGGCATTGACGCCCTTGGCAACACTACTGCCCGGCGCACTCTCTGCGGCATCGGCGGCGGAGTTGCCGTTTGGCCCCTCTTATGTCCGCGAGCTTGCCCGCAATTTGGCGAGTAAGCCCTTTGAGCCACCAGACGAAAAGGTCCCGGACGCGCTCAAGGATCTCACCTACGATCAGTACCGGTCAATTCGCTTTCTGCCGGAGCGCGCGGTTTGGCGCAGCGAGAAGCTGCCTTTCGAGGTCCAGTTTTTCCACCGCGGCTTTTTCTACAAGAACAAGGTCGACATTTACGAGGTCTCCGGCGGACGAGCCGTACCGATCAGGTACCGGCGCGACGATTTTGCATTCGGCGACAATATCGGCCAGGTAGCGGACGCCGATCTCGGATTTGCCGGGTTTCGCATTCACACTCCGATCAATCGCCCCGACTATTACGACGAGGTTTGCGCGTTTCTCGGCGCCAGCTACTTCCGTGCCGTTGCCAAAGGCGAGACCTACGGCCTTTCCGCGCGCGGTCTGTCGATCGATACCGGCGAGAGCAAGGGGGAGGAATTTCCCTTCTTCAAGGCCTTCTGGCTGGAGAAGCCCGCGCCGGGTGCCACATCTGTCGTGGTACACGCGCTGCTTGACAGCAAGAGCGCTACGGCAAGCTATCGTTTCACGATCAGGCCCGGCGCTCCGACGGTCTTCGACGTGGAGATGTCGCTCTATCCGCGAATCGAGCTGCAGCATGCCGGCCTGGCGCCCATGACGAGCATGTTCTTTTTCGGTCCGAACGACCGACACGATGTCGACGATTTCCGCCCTGCGGTGCACGACTCCGATGGGCTCGCCGTGTTCAACGGAAAGGGCGAGCAACTCTGGCGTCCTCTCAACAATCCGCGCGATCTGCAGGCCAGCACATTCAATGACCTCAATCCTCGCGGCTTCGGCCTGATGCAGCGGGAGAGAAACTTCTTTGCCTACGAGGACATCGAATCGCGCTTTGAGCGTCGCCCGAGCCTCTGGGTCGAACCGATCGGAGATTGGGGAGAGGGCAGTGTGGTCCTCTTTGAGATCCCGACCAAGGAGGAAGTTCACGACAACATCGCCGCCTTCTGGCGCCCGAAAACAGCTCTCCAGGCCAAGAGCGAAAACAACTACACCTATCGTCTGCACTGGGGTCCGGACGCGCCGAAGCCCAATTCACTGGCCCGGTTCACCCGCACAGGCGTTGGCGCCCGGGGCGACGACAGCAAATTGTTCGTGCTCGAGCTGCTCGGTGACAAGCTGAAGGAGGTCGATCCTGACAAGGTGAGGGGCGCCGTCAGCGCCGACAAATCCGAGATCAAGAACGTCGTCACACAGCCAAACCCGGAAACCGGCGGCTGGCGCCTGAGCTTTCAATGCGCCGTGAAGGACGCGCCTATCGAGTTGAGGGCGGTCTTGATGCAGGGCGACCAACCGATCTCCGAAGTCTGGGTTTACCGATGGGCGCCCTGA
- the mdoH gene encoding glucans biosynthesis glucosyltransferase MdoH, with translation MGALTPSPALSPELGIRYLPDETPLPMLPCRLDGTNRAYPARLRTAPAVAARRLFILGGTVAITAAGAVEMYDVLKVGGVTVLEGMVFGLFLVLLAWIAFSFVSSVAGFFVLLRGRPDVLPINSHGPLPGITGRTAMLLPTYNEDQHHLMARLRAMYESVGETGQAPLFDWFLLSDTTDPDIWIAEELAFLELQRNCGSGHLYYRHRSDNTARKSGNIAEWVRRFGGAYDYMIILDADSLMSGETIVRLVGAMEANPQAALIQTLPIVVNARTLISRLQQFSGRLYGPLIAAGNAWWHASEGNYWGHNAVIRVQAFAQEAGLPELRGRKPFGGHILSHDFVEAALMRRAGWGIFMAPGLGGSFEEVPPSLLDFAARDRRWCQGNLQHLAVLPARGLHWVSRLHLLTGIGSYLTAPLWLLFLLLGILISLQAYFVKPEYFPKGFSLFPTWPAQDPVLAAWVFAATMGLLILPKLLAYLVLLTRRAERQAFGGGFRVLLAVVAESLLAALIAPSMMIFQSTAVAEILLGRDAGWQVQRRSDGRITRDEIYRKFTVPTLCGLAMAASAYAVSLPLLLWMSPVIIGLVCAIPIGLVTSTAPRMAHLFATPEDNRAPALLQRARDLASQARIQAHGALLELRQNPALLGPHMQSLETPPRKSGQIDIDLAIGRAKIEQSDDFEEVVSSLSARETLAVLKHRNALEQVMRMPRATASAEV, from the coding sequence ATGGGCGCCCTGACGCCGTCGCCCGCGCTTTCGCCTGAGCTTGGCATTCGGTATCTTCCCGACGAAACGCCTCTCCCGATGCTGCCCTGCCGATTGGACGGGACAAATCGTGCCTATCCGGCGCGACTGCGGACCGCCCCTGCCGTTGCAGCGCGGCGCCTGTTCATTCTTGGCGGAACGGTCGCGATTACCGCTGCGGGCGCTGTTGAGATGTACGACGTTCTCAAGGTTGGTGGCGTCACGGTCCTCGAAGGCATGGTGTTCGGGCTATTTCTCGTGCTGCTCGCCTGGATCGCGTTTTCGTTCGTGTCTTCAGTCGCCGGTTTTTTTGTGCTCCTGCGGGGCCGACCGGATGTGCTGCCAATTAACAGCCACGGTCCGCTGCCCGGGATCACCGGCCGAACGGCGATGCTGTTGCCGACCTATAACGAGGACCAGCACCATCTCATGGCGCGACTCCGCGCCATGTACGAGTCGGTCGGCGAAACCGGACAGGCCCCGTTGTTCGATTGGTTTCTGCTCAGTGACACCACAGATCCGGACATCTGGATTGCCGAGGAGCTTGCGTTTCTGGAACTGCAGCGCAACTGCGGTTCGGGCCATCTCTACTATCGTCACCGATCCGACAACACCGCCCGAAAGTCCGGCAACATCGCCGAATGGGTGAGGCGGTTCGGTGGTGCCTACGACTACATGATCATTCTCGACGCGGACAGCCTGATGAGCGGAGAGACCATCGTTCGGCTGGTGGGCGCGATGGAAGCAAACCCGCAGGCCGCGCTGATTCAAACGCTTCCGATCGTCGTCAATGCGCGAACCCTGATTAGCCGGCTTCAGCAGTTCTCGGGTCGTTTGTACGGTCCGCTGATCGCGGCCGGGAACGCCTGGTGGCACGCCTCAGAAGGCAACTACTGGGGACATAATGCCGTCATCCGGGTGCAGGCTTTTGCGCAAGAGGCGGGTTTGCCCGAATTGCGCGGGAGGAAACCTTTCGGCGGCCACATCCTCAGCCACGATTTTGTCGAAGCCGCTCTGATGCGGCGGGCGGGGTGGGGGATTTTCATGGCTCCAGGCCTCGGTGGAAGTTTCGAGGAGGTGCCACCGTCGCTGCTGGATTTCGCGGCGCGGGACCGCCGCTGGTGTCAGGGCAATCTCCAGCATCTTGCCGTTCTGCCTGCTCGAGGCCTGCACTGGGTCTCCAGGCTTCACCTGTTGACCGGCATCGGCTCCTATCTCACCGCGCCCCTATGGCTGCTGTTTCTATTGCTCGGAATCCTGATCTCCTTGCAGGCCTATTTCGTCAAGCCGGAGTACTTTCCCAAGGGCTTTTCGTTGTTTCCAACCTGGCCCGCACAGGATCCCGTGCTTGCCGCCTGGGTCTTTGCCGCGACAATGGGGCTGCTCATCCTGCCCAAATTGCTGGCCTACCTCGTTTTGCTCACCAGGCGTGCGGAACGGCAGGCATTCGGCGGCGGATTTCGCGTGCTGCTGGCGGTAGTCGCCGAGAGCCTGCTTGCCGCCTTGATCGCCCCATCCATGATGATCTTTCAATCCACCGCCGTTGCGGAGATCCTGCTGGGCCGTGACGCGGGCTGGCAAGTTCAACGGCGAAGCGATGGCAGGATCACGCGCGATGAAATCTATCGCAAGTTCACGGTGCCGACCCTATGCGGTCTGGCAATGGCGGCAAGCGCCTACGCCGTGTCGCTTCCGCTGCTGCTCTGGATGTCGCCAGTGATCATCGGCCTCGTTTGCGCCATTCCGATCGGTCTCGTCACGTCGACGGCGCCGCGAATGGCGCACCTGTTTGCGACCCCCGAGGACAATCGCGCGCCGGCGCTGTTGCAGAGGGCGAGAGACCTTGCCAGCCAGGCTCGGATCCAGGCACATGGAGCTCTGCTCGAACTTCGACAGAACCCCGCGTTGCTGGGACCGCACATGCAGTCCCTCGAAACGCCGCCTCGCAAATCGGGCCAAATCGACATAGATCTCGCGATCGGCCGGGCCAAGATCGAGCAGAGCGACGACTTCGAGGAAGTCGTCAGCAGCCTCAGCGCACGCGAGACCCTTGCCGTGCTGAAGCACCGAAATGCCCTCGAGCAAGTCATGCGAATGCCGAGAGCTACTGCTTCCGCGGAAGTCTAG
- a CDS encoding Xaa-Pro peptidase family protein, whose amino-acid sequence MQENVARTDRSRAIPFDAAKLDRLMEAAGLDVLVATSKHNVQYMLGAERAIFFDYMDALGVSRYLPVLIYPKGAPEHAVYVGHRLETHQRAVAPPWIAQVRTESNGSVDAITRAVSLIRDAGMPLKRVGVEMAFLPMDAGRALADALPGAELKDALLVLERLRAVKSADELAKLKTASELVIASMLEVIAGHGPGTTKQQLSDALRIAEANRGLTFEYCLLACGNSHNRAPSTQRWEQGDVLSLDSGGNYHGYIGDLARMAVLGDPDTELKECLAEIEAVQRAAFAAVRPGAMGGDIYVAAERQLAKISQRDCTEFLAHGMGLVSHEAPRLTAKGPIPYDDTDARLPLETGMVVSIETTMKHPKRGFIKLEDTVAVTATGYEIFGEGGRGWNLGGSAL is encoded by the coding sequence ATGCAGGAGAACGTCGCCCGCACAGATCGCTCGCGCGCCATTCCATTCGATGCGGCCAAGCTCGACCGTCTGATGGAGGCCGCCGGCCTCGACGTTCTGGTCGCGACCTCCAAGCACAATGTGCAGTACATGCTCGGTGCCGAGCGCGCGATCTTCTTCGACTACATGGATGCGCTGGGCGTCAGCCGCTATCTGCCGGTCCTGATCTATCCCAAGGGCGCGCCGGAGCACGCGGTCTATGTCGGCCACCGGCTGGAGACCCATCAGCGCGCTGTCGCGCCGCCATGGATTGCGCAGGTCCGGACTGAGTCCAACGGCTCGGTCGATGCCATCACGCGGGCCGTAAGCCTGATCCGGGATGCCGGCATGCCTCTGAAGCGGGTCGGGGTCGAGATGGCGTTCCTGCCGATGGATGCGGGCCGGGCGCTCGCCGACGCCCTGCCCGGCGCCGAACTCAAGGACGCACTGCTGGTGCTGGAGCGGCTGCGCGCGGTGAAATCGGCCGACGAGCTGGCGAAACTCAAGACGGCCTCCGAGCTCGTCATCGCCTCGATGCTGGAGGTGATCGCCGGGCACGGGCCTGGAACGACCAAGCAGCAATTGTCGGACGCTTTGCGGATCGCCGAAGCCAATCGCGGGCTGACCTTCGAATACTGCCTGCTCGCCTGCGGCAACAGCCATAACCGGGCGCCGTCGACGCAGCGCTGGGAGCAAGGTGACGTGCTGTCGCTCGATTCCGGCGGCAATTATCACGGCTATATCGGCGATCTCGCGCGCATGGCCGTGCTCGGCGATCCCGATACCGAGCTGAAGGAGTGCCTGGCCGAGATCGAAGCCGTCCAGCGCGCCGCCTTCGCGGCGGTGCGGCCCGGCGCCATGGGCGGTGACATCTACGTCGCGGCCGAGCGGCAGCTCGCGAAGATCAGCCAGCGTGACTGCACGGAGTTTTTGGCCCACGGCATGGGCCTCGTCAGCCATGAGGCCCCTCGCCTGACCGCCAAAGGCCCAATCCCCTACGATGACACCGACGCTCGCCTGCCGCTCGAAACAGGCATGGTGGTGTCGATCGAGACCACGATGAAGCATCCGAAGCGCGGGTTCATCAAGCTCGAGGACACGGTCGCGGTGACGGCGACGGGCTACGAGATCTTTGGCGAGGGTGGCCGCGGCTGGAATCTGGGGGGCAGTGCGCTGTAG
- a CDS encoding TRAP transporter substrate-binding protein: MSFSRRTLLKASAATAVLGGLSAPHVARAQSAEFTYKYANNLPDTHPLNVRAKEMAAAIKAETNGKFDLQIFPNNQLGSDTDMLSQIRSGGVEFFTLSGLILSTLVPAASINGIGFAFPDYGTVWKAIDGDLGAFVRGEIKKAGLEVMDKIWDNGFRQTTSSSKPITGPDDLKGFKIRVPVSPLWTSMFKAFDAAPASINFAEVYSALQTRIVEGQENPLAIISTAKLYEVQKYCSLTNHMWDGFWFLANRKAWSSLPEDVRTIVAKNINAAALKEREDTAKLNANLQQELAGKGLTFNQPAVAPFRDKLRSAGFYAEWKGKYGDQAWDLLEKAVGKLS, translated from the coding sequence ATGAGCTTTTCCCGCCGCACGCTTCTCAAGGCCTCCGCCGCCACCGCGGTCCTGGGCGGCCTCAGTGCGCCCCATGTGGCCCGCGCCCAGAGCGCCGAGTTCACCTACAAATACGCCAACAACCTGCCGGACACCCATCCGCTGAACGTGCGCGCCAAGGAGATGGCGGCGGCGATCAAGGCCGAGACCAACGGCAAGTTCGACCTCCAGATCTTCCCGAACAACCAGCTCGGGTCCGACACCGACATGCTGAGCCAGATTCGGTCCGGCGGCGTCGAGTTCTTCACGCTGTCGGGACTGATCCTGTCGACCCTGGTACCGGCGGCCTCCATCAACGGCATCGGATTCGCGTTCCCGGACTATGGCACGGTCTGGAAGGCAATAGACGGCGATCTCGGCGCCTTTGTCCGCGGCGAGATCAAGAAGGCCGGTCTCGAGGTCATGGACAAGATCTGGGACAACGGCTTCCGCCAGACCACGTCGTCGAGCAAGCCGATCACCGGTCCGGACGATCTCAAGGGCTTCAAGATCCGCGTGCCGGTGTCGCCGCTGTGGACCTCGATGTTCAAGGCGTTCGATGCGGCGCCCGCCTCGATCAATTTCGCCGAGGTCTATTCCGCGCTGCAGACCAGAATCGTCGAGGGACAGGAGAACCCGCTGGCGATCATCTCGACCGCCAAGCTCTACGAAGTGCAGAAATACTGCTCGCTGACCAACCACATGTGGGACGGCTTCTGGTTCCTGGCCAACCGCAAGGCCTGGAGCAGCCTGCCCGAGGATGTGCGCACCATCGTCGCCAAGAACATCAATGCCGCAGCGCTCAAGGAACGTGAGGATACCGCCAAGCTCAATGCCAACCTGCAGCAGGAGCTCGCGGGCAAGGGCCTGACCTTCAACCAGCCCGCAGTCGCGCCGTTCCGCGACAAGCTGCGGTCCGCCGGCTTCTATGCCGAGTGGAAAGGTAAATACGGCGATCAGGCCTGGGACCTGCTGGAAAAGGCGGTCGGCAAGCTGTCGTAA
- a CDS encoding TRAP transporter large permease subunit, whose amino-acid sequence MAHIEVEVNGVAGEATVRSPRRPSLLASTERALGLLVEIPAAILVVTEIAILFAGVVARYGLHRPLIWSDELASILFLWLAMLGAAVAFRRSEHMRMTAVVASTRPATRAWLDLVATCAALAFLALIVWPSWDYAYEESFITTPALQISNMWRAAALPAGICLMAVFALLRLLRAADYRMVLTAAVTVAVIVGLFWLAQPYLRPLGNLNLVIFFVGVAGFCVFAGVPIAFGFGLAIFGYLALTTRTPVMVLVGRMDEGMSHLILLSVPLFVFLGLLIEMTGMARAMVAFLASLLGHVRGGLHYVLVGAMYLVSGISGAKAADMAAVAPVLFPEMKQRGAKPGDLVALLAATGAQTETIPPSLVLITIGSVTGVSIAALFTGGLLPGVVLAITLCMLVWWRYRHEDMSHVRRATGGEIGKTFIIALPALALPFVIRYAVVEGIATATEVSTIGIVYGALVGLLVYRRFDWRRLFPMLVETAALSGAILLIIGTATGMAWGLTQSGFSRALASAMTGLPGGAATFIAVSILAFTILGSVLEGIPAIVLFGPLLFPIARAVGVHEVHYAMVIILAMGIGLFAPPFGVGYYAACAIGRVDPAEGIRPIWGYLLALLVGLIVVAVFPWISIGFL is encoded by the coding sequence ATGGCTCATATCGAGGTCGAAGTGAACGGAGTGGCGGGCGAGGCGACTGTTCGGTCCCCTCGCCGACCTTCGTTGCTGGCCTCGACGGAGCGCGCACTCGGGCTCCTCGTCGAAATCCCGGCGGCCATTTTGGTGGTCACCGAGATCGCAATCCTGTTTGCCGGCGTGGTCGCGCGCTACGGGCTGCACAGGCCGCTGATCTGGTCGGACGAGCTTGCCTCGATCCTGTTCCTGTGGCTCGCCATGCTGGGCGCGGCGGTCGCGTTCCGCCGCTCCGAGCACATGCGCATGACCGCGGTTGTCGCCAGCACCAGGCCGGCCACGCGGGCCTGGCTCGATCTGGTCGCGACCTGCGCGGCGCTGGCCTTCCTGGCGCTGATCGTCTGGCCGTCCTGGGACTACGCCTACGAGGAAAGCTTCATCACCACGCCGGCGCTGCAGATCTCCAATATGTGGCGCGCCGCGGCGCTGCCGGCCGGAATCTGCCTGATGGCGGTGTTCGCGCTGTTGCGGCTGCTGCGCGCAGCCGATTACCGCATGGTGCTGACGGCCGCGGTCACCGTTGCCGTCATCGTCGGCTTGTTCTGGCTGGCGCAGCCTTATCTGCGGCCGCTCGGCAATCTCAACCTCGTCATCTTCTTCGTCGGCGTCGCCGGCTTCTGCGTCTTTGCCGGCGTTCCCATCGCGTTCGGCTTCGGGCTCGCGATCTTCGGCTATCTGGCGCTGACCACGCGCACGCCGGTGATGGTGCTGGTCGGGCGGATGGACGAGGGCATGAGCCACCTCATCTTGCTCTCGGTGCCGCTGTTCGTATTTTTGGGGCTCCTGATCGAAATGACCGGCATGGCACGGGCCATGGTGGCGTTCCTTGCGAGCCTGCTTGGCCATGTCCGCGGCGGGCTGCATTACGTCCTGGTCGGCGCGATGTATCTGGTCTCCGGCATCTCCGGCGCCAAGGCGGCCGACATGGCGGCGGTCGCGCCCGTGCTGTTCCCGGAGATGAAGCAGCGCGGCGCCAAGCCCGGCGACCTCGTCGCGCTTCTTGCCGCCACCGGCGCGCAGACCGAAACCATTCCGCCGAGCCTCGTGCTGATCACGATCGGATCGGTCACGGGCGTCTCGATCGCCGCTTTGTTCACCGGCGGCCTGCTGCCCGGGGTGGTGTTGGCGATCACGCTGTGCATGCTGGTGTGGTGGCGCTACCGCCACGAGGACATGAGCCATGTCCGACGCGCCACAGGTGGCGAGATCGGCAAGACCTTCATCATCGCCCTGCCCGCGCTCGCGCTGCCCTTCGTGATCCGCTACGCTGTGGTCGAAGGCATCGCGACCGCCACCGAAGTCTCCACCATCGGCATCGTCTATGGCGCCCTGGTCGGCCTCCTGGTCTACCGCCGCTTCGACTGGCGGCGGCTGTTTCCCATGCTGGTCGAAACCGCCGCGCTGTCGGGCGCGATCCTGCTGATCATCGGCACGGCCACCGGCATGGCCTGGGGCCTGACGCAATCAGGCTTCTCGCGCGCGCTGGCGTCGGCCATGACCGGACTGCCGGGCGGCGCGGCGACCTTCATCGCCGTCTCGATCCTGGCCTTCACCATCCTTGGCAGCGTGCTGGAGGGCATCCCGGCGATCGTGCTGTTCGGGCCGCTGTTGTTTCCGATTGCGCGTGCGGTCGGCGTGCACGAGGTGCACTATGCCATGGTGATCATTCTCGCCATGGGTATCGGGCTATTCGCCCCGCCCTTCGGGGTCGGCTATTATGCCGCCTGCGCCATCGGACGCGTCGATCCGGCCGAAGGCATCAGGCCGATCTGGGGTTATCTGCTGGCACTGCTGGTAGGATTGATCGTCGTCGCCGTGTTTCCGTGGATCTCCATCGGATTCCTGTAA
- a CDS encoding acyl-CoA synthetase yields MSERQNQYNIGLDKTPANYVPLSPLSFLARSAAVYPDHVSTVYEGRSFTWRETHERCKRFASYLAGKGIGVGDTVAAMLPNIPAMNEVHFAVPMTGAVLNALNIRLDAPSIAFQLDHGGARIILVDPEFSGVITDALTQMSGPKPFVIDVDDAAFKGGRRIGEIDYESAVAQGDPDFTAIPPKDEWDAIALSYTSGTTGNPKGVVTHHRGAYLNAVSNILAGQLGQHPVYLWTLPMFHCNGWCFPWTIAAAAGINVCLRKVEPTKIFELIKQHGVTHMCGAPIVYNTLINAPDAPKGGAARRVVGLIAGAAPPVAVLEGAESIGIKLTHVYGLTEVYGPASVCAEQPGWDDLPAAERASLKRRQGVPYPLEEGVTVIDPQTMRQVPRDGETIGEVMFRGNIVMKGYLKNDKATKEAFEGGWFHTGDLGVLDAHGYVIIKDRSKDIIISGGENISSVEVEDILYKHPAVLFAAVVAKPDPKWGEVPCAFVELKDGASASEADIIAFCRSHMSGFKTPKAVVFGPIPKTSTGKIQKFLLRNEAGSAKAISA; encoded by the coding sequence ATGAGCGAGCGGCAGAACCAGTACAATATCGGTCTCGACAAGACGCCCGCCAACTACGTGCCGCTGAGCCCGTTGAGCTTCCTTGCGCGCAGCGCCGCGGTCTATCCCGATCACGTTAGCACGGTCTACGAGGGGCGCAGCTTCACCTGGCGCGAGACCCATGAGCGCTGCAAGCGCTTTGCTTCGTATCTTGCCGGCAAGGGCATCGGCGTCGGCGACACCGTCGCGGCGATGCTGCCGAACATTCCGGCGATGAACGAGGTGCATTTCGCCGTACCCATGACGGGTGCCGTGCTCAACGCCCTGAACATCCGGCTCGATGCGCCTTCGATCGCATTTCAGCTCGACCATGGCGGCGCAAGGATCATTCTGGTCGACCCGGAGTTTTCCGGCGTGATCACCGATGCGCTCACGCAGATGAGTGGTCCAAAACCGTTCGTGATCGACGTCGACGACGCCGCATTCAAGGGCGGCAGGCGCATCGGCGAGATCGACTACGAGTCTGCCGTCGCGCAAGGCGATCCCGATTTCACCGCCATCCCGCCGAAGGACGAATGGGACGCGATCGCGCTGAGCTACACTTCTGGCACCACGGGAAATCCCAAGGGCGTCGTGACCCATCATCGCGGCGCCTATCTGAATGCCGTCAGCAACATCCTCGCGGGCCAACTCGGCCAGCATCCGGTCTATCTCTGGACGCTGCCGATGTTCCACTGCAACGGCTGGTGCTTCCCCTGGACCATTGCGGCGGCCGCCGGCATCAATGTCTGCCTGCGCAAGGTCGAGCCGACCAAGATCTTCGAGCTGATCAAGCAGCACGGCGTCACCCACATGTGCGGCGCGCCGATCGTCTACAACACGCTGATCAACGCACCCGATGCGCCGAAGGGTGGTGCCGCGCGCCGGGTCGTCGGGCTCATCGCCGGTGCCGCGCCGCCGGTCGCGGTGCTCGAGGGCGCCGAGAGCATCGGGATCAAGCTGACGCACGTCTACGGCCTGACCGAGGTCTACGGCCCCGCCTCCGTCTGCGCCGAGCAGCCAGGCTGGGATGATCTGCCCGCAGCCGAGCGCGCCAGCTTGAAGCGGCGGCAGGGCGTGCCCTACCCGCTCGAGGAAGGCGTCACCGTCATCGATCCCCAGACCATGAGGCAGGTGCCGCGCGACGGCGAGACCATCGGCGAAGTCATGTTCCGCGGCAACATCGTGATGAAGGGCTACCTCAAGAACGACAAGGCGACGAAGGAAGCTTTCGAAGGCGGCTGGTTTCACACCGGAGACCTCGGCGTGCTCGACGCGCACGGCTACGTCATCATCAAGGATCGCTCCAAGGACATCATCATCTCCGGCGGCGAGAACATTTCCTCTGTCGAGGTCGAGGACATCCTTTACAAGCACCCCGCCGTGCTGTTCGCCGCCGTGGTCGCAAAGCCCGATCCGAAATGGGGCGAAGTGCCCTGCGCCTTCGTCGAGCTGAAGGACGGCGCCAGCGCGAGCGAAGCCGACATCATCGCCTTCTGCCGCTCGCATATGAGCGGCTTCAAGACGCCGAAGGCCGTCGTGTTCGGGCCGATCCCGAAAACGTCGACGGGAAAGATCCAGAAATTCCTGCTGCGCAACGAAGCGGGATCGGCGAAGGCGATCTCGGCCTGA
- a CDS encoding TRAP transporter substrate-binding protein — protein MMSRLFRASLIAGAVLAATPALAQTKWNLPAAYPADNPHSENLVAFAKDVEAATSGKLQITVHPGASLFKAPDIKRAVMTGQAQMGEVLLSIHENEDPVYGVDVVPFLATSFPDAMKLYQASKPLITKKLDAQGLKLLFVVPWAPQGVYVSKPLATIEDMKGLKWRAYNVGTARIGELVGAQSVTIQAAELPQALATGVVNSFMSSGGTGYDAKAWESLKYFYDVQAWIPKDYTFVNKAAFEALDKPTQEAILKAAATAETRGWKAWQDKSTWYIDQLKAKGMTVEPPSPALKAGFQKIGEQLTADWLKKAGADGQALVDAYKKM, from the coding sequence ATGATGTCTCGTTTATTCCGCGCATCCCTGATCGCCGGCGCCGTGCTGGCCGCGACACCCGCTTTGGCTCAGACCAAATGGAATCTGCCGGCAGCGTATCCGGCCGACAATCCGCACTCCGAGAACCTCGTTGCTTTCGCCAAGGACGTCGAAGCTGCCACTTCCGGCAAGCTCCAGATCACGGTTCATCCCGGCGCCTCGCTGTTCAAGGCGCCCGATATCAAGCGCGCGGTGATGACCGGGCAGGCGCAGATGGGCGAAGTCTTGCTGTCGATCCACGAGAACGAGGATCCGGTGTACGGGGTCGATGTGGTGCCGTTTCTGGCGACCAGCTTTCCGGACGCCATGAAGCTCTATCAGGCGTCGAAGCCGCTGATTACGAAGAAGCTCGATGCGCAGGGGCTCAAGCTGCTGTTCGTCGTGCCGTGGGCGCCGCAGGGCGTCTATGTCAGCAAGCCGCTTGCGACCATCGAAGACATGAAGGGCCTGAAATGGCGGGCCTATAACGTTGGGACCGCGCGTATTGGCGAGCTCGTCGGCGCGCAATCGGTCACCATTCAGGCTGCGGAGTTGCCGCAGGCGCTTGCCACCGGCGTCGTGAACTCCTTCATGTCGTCCGGCGGCACGGGCTATGATGCGAAGGCATGGGAGTCGCTGAAATACTTCTATGACGTGCAGGCCTGGATCCCGAAGGACTACACTTTCGTCAATAAGGCTGCGTTCGAGGCGCTCGACAAGCCGACCCAGGAGGCCATCCTCAAGGCCGCAGCGACCGCCGAAACCCGCGGCTGGAAGGCCTGGCAGGACAAGAGCACCTGGTACATCGATCAGCTCAAGGCCAAGGGCATGACGGTCGAGCCGCCGAGCCCGGCCCTGAAGGCCGGATTCCAGAAGATCGGCGAACAGCTCACCGCCGACTGGCTCAAGAAGGCGGGAGCCGACGGCCAGGCCCTGGTTGACGCCTATAAGAAGATGTGA